The window ATGTATGCCTCCTCTCATGCCGGTTGGATAGGCAATTTGAACGtgttcctcccaaactttgttaataaaacatcatttattgTCCTAGCAATAAATTAAGGATGCAAAGGCCCTACAGTgaacaaaagtgttttgagatactttttaaaagtgcataGTAAGTCGGTTGCTTGTAGGTTGTCAGGAAGAGAGTTCCTGCTTGGGACCGAAATGACTAAAGGCTCACTCGTCAGCTTTAAGCCATgttttttttggggttttttttgttttttgttttttgtacaaGTAACTATTTTATGTCTGGAGCATTTTTTGCtggaatatgtttatttaaGGAATTAGAAAGGTATATTGGGGCAGTACCATGAAGACATTTAAAAAGTAAGAGGATTTTGAATTCAATTCTGAATAATACAGGCAGCCAGTGAAGGGATGTGTGTTGTGATTTCTCTTTTTAGTGTGAATTAGTAGTCATGCAGCTGCATTCTAAACTCTTTGTGTTTAATAGATGTCTTTGGTAACCCAGCAAAAATGCTATTGCAATAGACAAGTCTAGATGTAACAAatgcatgaacaagtttctcatTGTCAGAAGGGAAGATGGACTGAATATGTTTCGGAGGTGATTATATGCTGTTTTAGTAACATTGTTCATAAAACTGTCAAATTAAGTTCTTTACCTGATTACTGGCTTTTAATGATAAAGACTCAAGATATGGAGCAATAGTTCTCCATTCGTCATTATCGATAACAAGTAACTGTTTTATCTTTGTTTAGCTGTAGAAAATTCTGTGACATCCACAGTTTTTTGCTCTCTATGCAGTCCAGCAGCTTGTCATTTGCATACTGGTGAAATGAAATATTGTACTGATTAATTACACCAGCTAAAGGAAGCATGTGTAGGTTAAATAATAGAGTACTTAAACTTAAGCCTTGAGGAACACCACACAATAAGATGTAACGTCTGGAGGTGTAGGTACCCAGTGTAACATATTCTCTGCTGCTTAGGATCTGACCAGACAGGAGCTGATAGACCGACCCAGTTCTGTAATTGGTCGAGTAGAATCTCATGATCAACGGTGTCAAAAGCATGCAGCACTCAGATTTAAAAGAACAAGGATAGCCAAGAAATGGAagattaaagttttttttttttttgtagttgcCGAGcacaaaataatcaatattacTTTTCTTCAGCAGGGTCAAACCCTAGCAGTTTTAAAAATTTGTGGAAAAATGCCTTGCTTTAGGGACTGATAAACAATATTCAGGATGTCTGTTAATAAGCAGTTCATGGGTTGGATGGAAAAGGGCAGCTCCTCTATTATTTGAAATCCTCAAGCCATTATGTGGTGCATACCTATATAAGGACTTCTTAAAGTcatgcatattaaaatataagggtttccttttttcttttttgtcagAACAGAATATGTGATACACAGACATGCCTAAAATGTGCATCTGTAAGCTTGTGGTTGTGTGGTCCGAGCTGATGGTTGGGAGCTGCATGTCTAGACAGCCACAATGACAAAAATGTGCACGCAAGTATCTATAAACTGTGAAGAGCTATGAACATATTGTGCATGcgtatttaaattataaagaCTTTCTTTTCTCAGGTTGTTCtattttaaatcttttattACCACAAATTAGAAGCATGGCATTATGTCAGCCTTAATTTGTAAACAGTAGACTTAATATCTCTTGAGAGGAACTTTGCTACATACActgcattttttgtttttaagacaGGAAATCACTATATCACACTCAGTTGGTGCCACACGAGTGTCTCAGAAAGCTGTAGCTCTGTAATCTATGATATCATGAACCTGCTTTATGTCCTTTTATTGGTCCTGTGGTCAGCTTTCAGTAAGTAGATCACATTTCTTTGCCTCAGATTTTGTGTCTATCTACTGTAAGGAGTCAATAGAATTTTTGCTATGCTTTTGTAAAGATTCATCTGATGCATGGTGCATTACCTAGATTACTATACAGGTTTATTATCTTTCTTTTCTGTCAATATTCAATAATCCAAAATATTTCAAAGTGCAAGGATAGCAGTCAATATAATttatacaaatataatttaacactatgggggtggtggagggatgctgataaactgtcaAACGAACAGAGGTAAGACTGTTGTATATATACACCTCTTGTCGTTAATGAGTTAACTGACTGAATGCTTTCCACTCGTGTTAATTAGGTTAATTGTCTGAACCTGCTCCTCCCCAACTTTGTTAAATAAACTGTACACTGTAAGAAATGTGCTGCCTTTTACAGTGTCTGATATCATTTTTCATAGATTCAGATAGTAACAGCTCCTACTTTCTTATCTACAATGAGGACCAGAACAAATGTGTGTATGCCGTGAGTGCTACTGAAGTGCAGAATGTGCCATGCGATGCATCTTTCAAAGCTCAGCGTTTCCAATGGATTTCCTCTTCACAAATCATCAGCCTCGCTTTTAATCTCTGCTTGGGAGCCGAAAAGTTCGAAGACTGGGCTACAATTATCCTTCTGCCCTGCAATGAACTCAGCCCAGTGCAAACCTGGGAATGTAAAAATGAGACCTTGTTTGGCTTGAAGAACAAGCCACTGCACTTGAACTATGGATATAAAGAAGATAAGACAAATATGGTGTTGTTTAATGGAACAGGTCCTTTTAGTCGCTGGCTGATTTATGGGACCAAAGAAAATTTGTGTTCTCATGGATATCAAGGTATGTCCAAAATGAGATAGCAAATGTGGATTTAAGACTTAAGGCTgccaaaatgttaaatttatatCTAATATGTCTATTTGAATTTTTCCTGTATGTTGTTAGCATCTgttaaactgttttctatattttgaaatattttaaagtgcAAGGATAGCAGTCAATATAATTTTGCTGTGTCTTGTAAAGATTCTCCTCATGCAAGGCAAACTACTGTTAGTACTTTAGTGACGGGCAAATCATCTAATGACTTTATCTTTACACTTTctgtcaaaatattttaaaatgaggaTAGGAGTCAATTTAATTTTACTCTCTTTTTGTAACCCAGTCAATGTTACAACAGTTTACTAATTTAAAATGGGAACAATGTTCAATCTAAAACCTTAGAGGTTTGACCTCATTTTAAATAATCTTTATCTTCGGTAAGATAAAGATCTTTATCTTTATCTTCTtaatgccaaaaaggttctatacaaagagaaatgtcttaaatgattacATAATACTTTCTTGTTTAATAGTTATTTAAAACTGTTGCGTTGAGAAAgtatgtttacaagctgtttaattcattaaattagtcaaaataaaaaatgaaataaattaaaactaaatggcaaaaaataaataaataaacaaaatgaccCCATGATAGGAACCTCTAAAAGTTCTAAATATGAAGCacctgacagaaccctttaaggttctttATAGAAACTTTTCTTCTAAGATTGAGTGTTAGTGTTATCATAAAATACATGagctgttaaaaataaaataaaggtacTTTGTGTCCCTTTTATATTTAGAGGCAGCTATAATCCCCTACTGGTACATGCCATGTCATTTTAGAGGCAACGtggaaacatttaaaattatggtaacacttaagttaggatccaattctcactatttaatagttttttattagtatgcatattactaggatattggctgttcattagtatttataaagcacatattaatgccttattctgtatGACCATTTTCTACATCCCttcctaaacttaacaactaccttaataactattaataagcaataaTTAGGAGTTAATTGTGGCAAAAGCTGTAgtaaatagtgagaattggaccctaaacttaAGTGTgaccaaaattatttttatttagttgctccaatatttgtatgtttgtatttttctaTTTTGTAACAACACACATATTCCACTGGAGCCTCAAAAAGCGGCTCCACCGCTACACTGATCTGTTTTCATATCCGGACATCTATATCACACTGAGCCTGTGAGACACTGGGGGTTGTAATTCATTTCCATTCGTTTTTCTTTCACATGCTTTTGTACAAGATGCCAAATGTACATAAATATCATAATTAGCCATTTAAATATAGCCAACATTATAAGCAGCTGATCTCTGTAGTGTCTGAGTATATTCCAGTGCATTCATCTTTGTTCCTGTTTTTCTGCATTTCCCTGCAGTCTTGGATCATCACAGGGAAGGAGTCTCTTTATTCTACATCTGCTTTTCCTCCTTCATTGCTGTTGGTCTCGTCATCATGACTGCAGCAGTGATCATGACCACCATCAGGAGCAAAGCTAAAGGTGTGTTTCAGCAGTTACTCACAGTCAGATcaaaatctaaaaatgaaaataatgtaaatgcaTACACAATGTGCTGAGAGCATCTCAAAATTCATTATTAtatagatttaatttaattactggCTCAATCATACTCTATTTTGGATGCTAAAGTTTCCTTACAAGAAGCTCAAAGACTAACATGCAGCCGCCGATTTTCTGAGCTGAAGATGCCAGTGAATGAACAGTTTCTCTATCTCAATTTTTTGCTGACGACTGTGATACCATCACACATTATGCCTACAGTCAGAGCTCAATATAGTTTCCCTCAGGTGTTTCTAAATAAAAATCTCACACCAGTTGTGA of the Megalobrama amblycephala isolate DHTTF-2021 linkage group LG12, ASM1881202v1, whole genome shotgun sequence genome contains:
- the LOC125279950 gene encoding macrophage mannose receptor 1-like — translated: MNLLYVLLLVLWSAFNSDSNSSYFLIYNEDQNKCVYAVSATEVQNVPCDASFKAQRFQWISSSQIISLAFNLCLGAEKFEDWATIILLPCNELSPVQTWECKNETLFGLKNKPLHLNYGYKEDKTNMVLFNGTGPFSRWLIYGTKENLCSHGYQVLDHHREGVSLFYICFSSFIAVGLVIMTAAVIMTTIRSKAKDAINSTTTVTEDEYMDA